In Sulfitobacter sp. W027, a single window of DNA contains:
- a CDS encoding AzlC family ABC transporter permease has product MAITTTKSAYRKGIVDALPFVLVIIPFASLFGLLATEAGLNVFETLTFSIVVIAGAAQFTALQLLQEDVPTAIVLASALAVNLRMAMYSASLTPWIGGAPVWQRALAAYMTVDQSYVAAMTQYEREPQMTVPQRMAYFFGTVTPVVPLWYIFTLIGAMVGSSVPDSWALDFAIPITFLAMIAPMFRTLAHVAAALVAVIVSLFAVEVPYALGLIIAGLAGMITGAQVEAWMERRKPGSMA; this is encoded by the coding sequence ATGGCCATCACCACCACCAAATCCGCCTATCGCAAAGGTATCGTTGACGCATTGCCCTTTGTGCTCGTGATTATCCCCTTCGCCTCGCTCTTTGGCCTTCTGGCCACCGAAGCCGGGTTGAACGTCTTTGAAACACTGACCTTCTCCATTGTGGTGATCGCGGGGGCCGCGCAGTTTACGGCCCTGCAGCTGCTGCAAGAGGATGTACCTACGGCCATCGTGCTCGCCTCGGCGCTGGCGGTAAACCTGCGGATGGCGATGTATTCGGCCTCTCTTACCCCGTGGATCGGAGGCGCGCCGGTCTGGCAGCGGGCACTGGCGGCCTATATGACGGTGGATCAATCCTATGTCGCGGCGATGACCCAGTATGAGCGGGAACCGCAGATGACGGTGCCGCAGCGCATGGCCTATTTCTTTGGGACCGTGACGCCGGTGGTGCCGCTTTGGTATATCTTCACGCTGATCGGCGCGATGGTCGGCTCCAGCGTGCCTGACAGCTGGGCACTGGACTTTGCCATCCCGATCACCTTTCTGGCCATGATCGCGCCGATGTTCCGCACGCTGGCCCATGTGGCAGCGGCACTGGTTGCGGTGATCGTGAGCCTCTTTGCTGTCGAGGTGCCCTATGCGCTTGGGCTGATCATCGCGGGGCTTGCGGGCATGATCACCGGCGCGCAGGTCGAAGCGTGGATGGAACGGCGCAAACCGGGGAGCATGGCATGA
- a CDS encoding AzlD domain-containing protein, producing the protein MIDRTALWVVIIGLGLGSFFLRFVFTGLVGNKQMPAWLLRHLRYTAVAILPALVAPQVLWPSGTDGQFDLPRVTAAVVTLGVGLATKNVLAAILSGAAALYGMIYLVG; encoded by the coding sequence ATGATCGATAGAACCGCACTCTGGGTCGTGATTATCGGCCTCGGGCTGGGCAGCTTTTTCCTGCGCTTTGTCTTTACCGGGCTCGTGGGCAACAAGCAGATGCCCGCGTGGCTGTTGCGGCACCTGCGCTATACCGCCGTGGCGATCCTGCCCGCGCTGGTGGCACCGCAGGTGCTTTGGCCCTCGGGCACGGACGGGCAGTTTGACCTGCCGCGTGTGACTGCGGCGGTGGTTACGCTGGGTGTGGGGCTGGCGACCAAAAACGTGCTCGCCGCGATCCTGTCAGGGGCCGCAGCGCTCTATGGGATGATCTATCTGGTGGGGTAA